The Cohnella abietis genome has a segment encoding these proteins:
- a CDS encoding leucyl aminopeptidase, which yields MLWTDWSLKWTTTVSRSENAQNSAELVIVFINQEEIDDNRELLHPELDKALRDSAERGVFQGKAGHTLWLSTLGLIPERYVVFVGHESSSHASKALRNAMGSLGEKLLKYQIKKAVFIVPSSLYSAEHQFKTSASALMEGLLLGLYRRNSLSTSGRATSSLEEVQFVLNSEASVRVWDEGLQQGLQIANGVCYARELTNEPANRLTPEQLGEEARLLAEQYGLEYRIYDEKDAVQEGMGGLLAVGQGSVNPPRMIVIHHRGSPDSKMTLGIIGKGVTFDTGGISLKKAAGMEEMISDMGGAAAVMGVMRAVGELKPALNIVAVIPAAENMPSGSSYKPGDVIRTYSGRTVEVLNTDAEGRIVLADGLTTAIRQGATRLIDVATLTGAVMHALGDLTTGALSNEETMLQDFLQSAHIAGEYVWPLPSHPEYQRLLKSDVADLKNHGGSWAGAIAGGLFVGTFAEQYPWIHLDIGGTAWMWEDRGFESKGGTGVMVRSLLEYIRSESSKVN from the coding sequence ATGTTATGGACAGATTGGTCATTGAAGTGGACGACAACCGTCTCAAGGTCTGAAAATGCTCAGAATTCGGCTGAGTTAGTTATTGTATTCATCAATCAGGAAGAGATTGATGACAATCGGGAGCTATTGCATCCTGAGCTTGATAAGGCGCTACGGGACAGTGCTGAACGGGGTGTTTTTCAAGGGAAAGCAGGACATACGCTTTGGCTTTCTACTCTTGGATTAATTCCTGAGAGATATGTAGTATTTGTTGGACACGAGTCCTCGTCTCATGCCTCCAAAGCGTTACGAAATGCAATGGGTAGCTTAGGTGAAAAATTATTGAAGTATCAAATAAAAAAAGCTGTCTTTATCGTGCCTTCGAGCTTATACTCGGCAGAGCATCAATTTAAGACGTCTGCAAGCGCTTTAATGGAGGGCTTGCTGCTGGGACTATACCGAAGGAACAGCCTTTCGACATCGGGGAGAGCTACATCCTCTCTCGAAGAGGTCCAATTTGTTCTTAATTCAGAAGCGAGTGTCCGTGTTTGGGATGAAGGGCTGCAGCAAGGGCTCCAGATTGCTAATGGAGTGTGTTATGCGCGAGAGTTGACTAATGAACCGGCTAATCGGCTTACGCCAGAGCAACTGGGAGAAGAAGCGCGATTGCTTGCTGAGCAGTATGGATTAGAATATCGAATCTATGATGAGAAGGATGCGGTGCAAGAAGGAATGGGTGGTTTACTGGCCGTCGGTCAAGGAAGTGTAAATCCACCCAGAATGATTGTTATCCATCATAGAGGCTCGCCAGATTCGAAGATGACGCTCGGGATTATTGGTAAAGGAGTTACCTTCGATACGGGTGGTATCTCTCTTAAGAAGGCAGCAGGCATGGAGGAGATGATCTCCGACATGGGAGGTGCGGCCGCGGTTATGGGGGTTATGCGAGCGGTCGGAGAATTGAAGCCTGCTCTTAATATCGTAGCGGTCATTCCTGCGGCTGAGAATATGCCCTCTGGCAGCTCTTATAAGCCAGGAGATGTCATACGTACCTATAGTGGGAGAACGGTTGAGGTGCTGAATACGGATGCCGAAGGTAGAATTGTTTTGGCAGATGGATTAACGACTGCTATACGCCAAGGAGCGACAAGGCTAATAGATGTTGCAACCTTGACGGGTGCAGTCATGCATGCTCTGGGGGATTTAACGACAGGAGCGCTCTCCAATGAGGAGACGATGCTGCAGGATTTTCTTCAGTCTGCTCATATTGCAGGAGAATATGTATGGCCGTTACCTTCGCATCCAGAGTATCAACGCTTACTTAAGAGCGACGTAGCGGATTTGAAAAATCATGGCGGTTCATGGGCTGGTGCAATAGCTGGTGGATTATTCGTTGGCACATTCGCTGAGCAATATCCTTGGATTCACTTGGATATCGGGGGAACAGCCTGGATGTGGGAAGACAGGGGCTTCGAAAGCAAAGGTGGAACAGGTGTGATGGTTCGATCTCTGCTTGAATATATTCGGAGTGAGTCTAGTAAGGTGAATTAG
- a CDS encoding MMPL family transporter, whose translation MDRWIARLSKLRWAILACWIAVAALSFFALPDLQSIVRKTEQKFLPANAESVKATHLLQNIHSSAQSLTEAIILLTRNEGLLESDKVWMSDLLEQLDSRKAELNITSVLSTQTHPELAQRLLSKDGSSLLAIINLPKPDFNDETKITLNLMQQMLDSAPSGTFATLTGNAPLSQAFQQSSESGLHRTEILTIGLVLIILLFVFRSPITPIIPLLTIGISLIISRALIGLATHFGMPVSHFTESFLIAVLFGAGTDYCILMIQRYREELLSGGDANPVAAISRMMYGVGKTIISSASTILVAFLLIGFAEFGLYQSAVGVAIGIIVTVTVAMTLVPVLLLLFGKSISWSINLKKSPTNRESRLWSFFASLAAKRSVIVLFTAVIFLSPLTLLFDGKRTFDDISEINPDIDAVIGLRQVEKAYSSGEVFPATMVITSTSSMRTTSGLAALEQASSDLTTIDGVESVRSAVRPLGHKPESLTVSGQLNKLNVDSIIKSVMKDQQALVEGLQELALGAVPLSQGLLGVLPAISKMQKGLVRLIESQLGGLKRATPPPAKTEEQLAAQRAAAKSHEQALNYYISQDGLTTKIELILSANPYSKNALDTIPAITQKLRESLSSTALVNPEIFVTGISAKYNELRSISYRDFLRTGILMLVGITLVLMLLLRSIIAPLYVMLSLGFNYLITMGIMELLFVKVLGLEGLSWTVSFFIFLITVALGVDYSIFLMARFKEEYQAGGASLAMNRAMKSTGGVIGSAAIIMAASFGALSLSGINTLVQIGVGAFIGLLLYATLFMTLIVPAFAFLLGENNWWPSKKMFSKKTASEQKLSKPINRD comes from the coding sequence ATGGATCGATGGATAGCTCGGTTATCCAAGCTACGGTGGGCTATTCTCGCATGCTGGATTGCAGTTGCTGCCCTCTCCTTTTTTGCGTTGCCTGATTTACAAAGTATTGTTCGGAAAACAGAACAGAAATTTTTGCCAGCTAATGCTGAATCTGTGAAAGCCACACATCTGTTACAAAATATTCATTCTTCAGCTCAGTCTCTCACTGAAGCTATTATTTTGCTTACCCGTAATGAAGGCTTACTGGAGTCCGACAAAGTCTGGATGAGCGATCTGCTTGAGCAATTAGATTCCCGCAAAGCTGAGCTTAATATTACAAGTGTACTTTCCACCCAAACACATCCAGAGCTAGCCCAACGGCTACTAAGTAAAGATGGCTCTTCGTTGCTGGCAATCATCAATTTACCTAAACCCGACTTTAATGATGAAACAAAAATAACATTAAATCTAATGCAACAAATGCTTGATAGCGCCCCTAGCGGAACATTCGCAACATTAACAGGGAATGCGCCTCTTTCGCAGGCTTTTCAGCAATCCTCCGAATCCGGCTTACATCGAACTGAAATACTGACAATCGGCTTAGTTCTCATTATTTTACTATTCGTATTTCGTTCACCAATTACGCCGATTATTCCTCTGCTTACTATAGGAATCAGTCTAATTATTTCGCGAGCCTTAATTGGATTAGCTACACATTTCGGCATGCCTGTCAGTCATTTCACCGAATCGTTCCTCATTGCCGTCTTATTCGGAGCAGGCACCGACTATTGTATTCTCATGATTCAGAGATATCGAGAGGAGCTTCTCTCCGGCGGCGACGCCAATCCAGTTGCAGCTATATCCCGAATGATGTATGGAGTAGGAAAAACAATTATTTCCTCCGCGAGTACAATTTTGGTCGCTTTTCTTCTTATCGGATTCGCTGAGTTTGGCTTGTACCAATCTGCTGTAGGTGTCGCCATCGGCATTATAGTGACAGTAACCGTAGCAATGACACTCGTCCCTGTCCTGCTGCTCCTTTTCGGAAAATCCATCTCTTGGTCTATTAACCTGAAGAAGTCGCCTACAAATAGAGAGTCGCGGCTTTGGAGCTTTTTCGCCTCCTTGGCTGCTAAACGTTCCGTTATCGTTCTGTTTACCGCCGTTATATTCCTATCACCGCTGACATTACTGTTCGATGGGAAACGTACATTCGATGATATTTCCGAAATTAATCCGGACATAGACGCCGTTATCGGTCTTCGGCAGGTTGAGAAGGCATACAGCTCTGGGGAAGTGTTCCCAGCAACTATGGTTATTACCTCCACGAGCTCCATGCGTACCACCTCAGGACTTGCAGCGCTTGAGCAAGCAAGCTCGGATCTTACGACAATAGATGGAGTAGAAAGTGTTCGAAGTGCCGTTCGTCCGCTTGGGCATAAGCCAGAGAGTCTAACGGTTTCTGGTCAGCTTAATAAATTAAATGTCGATTCAATCATAAAATCCGTTATGAAAGATCAGCAGGCATTAGTAGAAGGACTGCAAGAATTAGCACTCGGAGCGGTTCCTTTAAGCCAGGGTTTACTCGGTGTTTTACCAGCTATTAGTAAAATGCAAAAAGGGTTAGTAAGGCTCATTGAATCCCAGCTTGGTGGGCTTAAACGCGCTACCCCTCCACCTGCGAAAACAGAGGAACAATTAGCCGCTCAGCGAGCCGCAGCCAAGTCTCACGAACAAGCGCTGAACTACTATATCTCGCAAGATGGATTAACGACTAAAATCGAGCTTATTTTATCAGCAAACCCTTATTCCAAAAATGCTTTGGACACTATACCTGCCATTACGCAGAAGCTACGTGAAAGTCTGAGTTCGACGGCGCTTGTTAACCCTGAAATATTCGTTACCGGAATCTCGGCAAAATACAACGAGTTGCGTAGCATATCGTATCGTGATTTCCTTCGTACTGGAATCTTAATGCTCGTTGGAATTACACTCGTTCTTATGCTTTTACTACGTTCTATTATTGCGCCTTTGTATGTCATGCTGTCGCTAGGCTTTAACTATTTGATTACGATGGGTATCATGGAGTTGTTGTTCGTGAAGGTGTTGGGACTAGAAGGACTTTCATGGACGGTATCTTTCTTTATATTCCTTATTACCGTGGCTCTGGGAGTCGATTATAGCATCTTCTTAATGGCTCGTTTCAAAGAAGAATATCAAGCTGGGGGAGCATCGCTGGCTATGAATAGAGCTATGAAATCAACTGGCGGTGTCATTGGCTCAGCAGCTATTATTATGGCAGCATCCTTTGGCGCGCTCAGTTTATCAGGTATTAATACATTGGTACAGATTGGAGTAGGTGCCTTCATCGGGTTACTTCTCTACGCGACTCTGTTCATGACTTTAATTGTGCCTGCGTTCGCTTTCTTGCTTGGAGAAAATAATTGGTGGCCTAGTAAAAAGATGTTTAGCAAGAAGACGGCTAGTGAGCAGAAGCTTAGTAAGCCTATTAACAGAGACTAA
- a CDS encoding peroxiredoxin produces the protein MAERLVGRPAPSFTLETATGDGKDFGSVSLSDYQGKWLVFFFYPLDFTFVCPTEITALSDAAETFKGLNTEVLGVSVDSKHSHRAWINTPKNDNGLGQLNFPLAADITKQVARDYGVLIEEEGIALRGLFIIDPEGELKYQVVNHNDVGRSVEETLRVLQALQSGGLCPMNWKAGDKNLVAK, from the coding sequence ATGGCAGAGCGTTTAGTTGGTCGTCCCGCACCGAGCTTTACTCTGGAAACAGCTACAGGAGACGGTAAGGATTTTGGTTCGGTTTCTCTTTCCGATTACCAAGGTAAATGGTTGGTATTTTTCTTCTATCCACTGGATTTCACTTTCGTATGCCCTACGGAAATTACGGCGCTTTCCGATGCTGCTGAAACCTTCAAAGGTTTGAACACAGAAGTTCTCGGCGTTAGCGTAGATAGCAAGCATAGCCACCGCGCGTGGATCAATACACCTAAGAACGATAACGGTCTTGGCCAATTGAACTTCCCACTAGCAGCTGATATTACAAAACAAGTCGCTCGCGACTATGGCGTTCTGATTGAAGAAGAAGGTATCGCATTACGCGGTCTGTTCATCATCGATCCAGAAGGCGAATTGAAATACCAGGTTGTTAATCACAACGATGTAGGCCGTAGCGTAGAAGAAACTCTTCGCGTGCTGCAAGCATTGCAATCTGGTGGCCTGTGCCCGATGAACTGGAAAGCTGGCGACAAGAACTTGGTCGCTAAGTAA
- a CDS encoding MFS transporter produces MSSFFREFKQTLAIRQSESVNRRALRISLIEGIPANILANLLGGPLQTVYLTYLGFTAFHIGLVLAIPPFALLVQLFIAFAMQKWHNRRFFAALFGIMHRTLWVGTGLIPLTFTEDTWIPIYIALWLSSMVFAQAGGVIWTSLMADVVPTSIRGKYFGIRNMIHWAVVCLTLLIGGQIMEWLPGTSGFVVLFSVSAACVIWNGWALSQYPNPPFQPSQSGQSFRMLFSPFKDRKFLSATLFISVFILMMNIVIPLFSYVMLKIINLSTSKVTLIIMLQNLVMMISYYYWGVLNSKYSTNKLLLWTFPIIAASCAVWAGMAILPVMLMLIIVHVLLGFGFAGYNLLVFNFLIGDSPKSERPMYIAVFSALTGVAGFIGPIAGGWLYDQAKDGPLWIQTYGLTTFAGLGLLILALVLAPFVFKSRHASSPLR; encoded by the coding sequence ATGAGCAGTTTTTTCAGAGAGTTTAAGCAAACGCTTGCAATCCGTCAGAGCGAATCGGTAAATCGGAGAGCTTTACGTATTTCGCTAATTGAGGGTATACCTGCGAATATTTTAGCCAATTTGTTAGGTGGCCCTCTTCAAACCGTCTATTTAACTTATTTAGGTTTTACGGCTTTTCATATCGGTTTAGTATTGGCGATTCCCCCGTTTGCACTGCTTGTCCAGTTATTCATTGCGTTCGCCATGCAGAAATGGCATAATCGCCGATTTTTTGCAGCTCTGTTCGGCATCATGCATCGAACCTTGTGGGTTGGCACCGGGTTAATTCCCCTCACCTTTACAGAGGATACATGGATTCCAATATACATTGCTTTATGGCTAAGCTCTATGGTCTTTGCGCAGGCAGGTGGCGTTATTTGGACTTCACTAATGGCAGACGTCGTTCCAACCTCAATAAGAGGTAAATATTTTGGTATTCGGAATATGATTCATTGGGCCGTCGTATGTCTCACTTTGTTGATTGGCGGTCAGATTATGGAATGGCTTCCGGGGACTAGCGGCTTCGTCGTGTTGTTCTCCGTTAGTGCAGCTTGCGTTATCTGGAACGGATGGGCGTTATCCCAATACCCAAATCCTCCATTTCAGCCATCGCAGAGTGGTCAATCTTTTCGGATGTTATTCAGTCCTTTCAAAGACAGGAAGTTTCTTTCGGCTACGCTGTTTATTTCCGTATTTATTCTTATGATGAATATCGTTATCCCGCTTTTTTCCTATGTCATGCTGAAAATTATTAATCTAAGTACTAGCAAAGTAACGTTAATTATTATGCTGCAAAATTTAGTTATGATGATCAGTTATTATTATTGGGGTGTGTTAAACAGCAAGTACTCAACGAATAAGCTGCTATTGTGGACCTTCCCAATCATTGCGGCTTCTTGCGCGGTGTGGGCGGGAATGGCCATCCTACCTGTGATGCTTATGCTAATTATCGTACATGTTCTATTAGGCTTTGGCTTCGCCGGATATAATCTACTTGTTTTTAATTTTCTAATAGGAGATTCACCGAAGTCTGAGAGGCCGATGTACATTGCGGTATTCTCTGCGTTAACGGGTGTAGCGGGATTCATTGGTCCAATAGCGGGCGGCTGGCTTTACGATCAAGCCAAAGATGGACCGCTATGGATACAGACTTACGGGCTAACTACGTTTGCAGGTTTGGGTTTATTAATTTTAGCGCTAGTTCTGGCTCCGTTTGTATTTAAGAGTCGGCATGCATCATCTCCGCTTCGTTAG
- the sigI gene encoding RNA polymerase sigma factor SigI has product MLLVLWKKWLNSSSKKVQASDTGVMPEHLVERIHNGEQELRNELIRQYHPYILKTTSRFFHRYIDPKQDDAYSVALAAFDEAITGFSPEGGRQFLGFAETVINRRLIDFVRQESRHASVVPYSAFELEAEDGGNSINRVEDAQAMEAYNKQRTADDRKAEIAALTEEMALYGITFGDLVEHAPRHQDSRSMLMRMGRRLASEERLFRFLHEKRQLPIKELCEAEAVSRKTAERHRKYLIAISLIAYGTYPFLQEYIGLDHYGKGGTS; this is encoded by the coding sequence GTGCTACTCGTACTTTGGAAGAAGTGGCTGAATTCATCAAGCAAGAAGGTCCAAGCCTCGGATACTGGAGTTATGCCGGAGCATCTGGTGGAGCGAATCCACAACGGGGAACAAGAGCTACGAAATGAACTGATACGTCAGTATCATCCATATATATTAAAAACAACAAGCCGCTTTTTTCATCGGTACATCGATCCTAAGCAGGATGACGCATATAGCGTGGCTTTAGCTGCCTTCGACGAGGCGATTACCGGATTTTCTCCAGAGGGAGGCAGGCAGTTTTTGGGTTTCGCAGAAACAGTCATAAACCGACGGCTCATTGACTTCGTTCGTCAAGAGAGTAGACATGCTTCTGTCGTTCCTTACAGCGCATTTGAATTAGAGGCTGAAGACGGCGGCAACTCGATTAATCGGGTTGAGGATGCACAGGCGATGGAAGCCTACAATAAGCAACGAACAGCCGACGATCGCAAAGCTGAAATTGCCGCACTAACAGAAGAAATGGCTCTGTATGGTATTACATTCGGAGATTTAGTCGAGCATGCTCCCCGTCATCAAGATTCGAGAAGCATGTTAATGCGGATGGGGAGAAGGCTCGCTAGCGAGGAGAGGCTGTTTCGCTTTCTTCATGAGAAACGACAGCTGCCCATTAAAGAGCTGTGCGAAGCGGAGGCAGTTTCGAGAAAGACAGCTGAGCGTCATCGCAAATATTTGATCGCAATAAGCTTGATCGCTTATGGGACTTATCCTTTTTTGCAGGAATATATCGGTTTGGATCATTACGGAAAGGGGGGAACATCATGA
- a CDS encoding anti-sigma factor domain-containing protein, whose protein sequence is MKRGTIMAIEKKTVVLLTAEGQFIRVKKQAHFEIGEEITDYESVRAIPRIRQRMLQTGVFGAALLLIIICFLMLRTPPVVAYVTMDVNPSIELGLDAREKVRQLRALNEDADAIVTGVKYRGRDLETVMNELAHKLVDKHMLTSDDGEIVIASVPIKPVAEQWEKQVTQTMTRVLDEVTKQEDLEGASKLEVTTVSLPVEVRNEAEANGVSSGKMAFWLISESQGHELSLETLKKDSLKKIAASWGGVNKVMSPHEKKKEKKQDDKKDNIDKNKIDKKDNKENKNDKDKRNNRDKIKRDEKDQIKGDKKDEIDKSNKNKNDKREKDKKEKRDKRNKNNIDKQEKWKKLLDEAKQKNKSEKSSPSENRHHSGKEHKPYKENKEGKKHKRDKEKQNDDRSNRRE, encoded by the coding sequence ATGAAACGCGGAACGATTATGGCGATTGAGAAAAAGACTGTCGTCTTATTGACGGCAGAGGGGCAATTTATTCGAGTTAAGAAACAAGCGCACTTCGAGATTGGTGAGGAAATTACTGATTACGAGTCTGTCCGCGCAATACCTCGTATCCGTCAGCGTATGTTACAGACCGGTGTGTTCGGTGCCGCGTTACTGCTGATCATAATCTGTTTCCTGATGCTTCGAACACCCCCAGTTGTTGCCTACGTAACGATGGATGTTAATCCGAGTATAGAGCTTGGCTTAGATGCCCGAGAAAAGGTTCGACAGCTCCGAGCGTTAAATGAAGATGCAGACGCTATTGTTACAGGGGTGAAATACCGGGGACGTGATCTGGAGACGGTGATGAATGAGCTCGCTCATAAATTGGTAGATAAGCATATGCTGACCTCGGATGACGGGGAAATTGTTATAGCAAGCGTGCCCATTAAGCCGGTAGCAGAGCAATGGGAAAAACAAGTTACACAGACAATGACGCGAGTTCTAGATGAGGTAACGAAGCAGGAAGATTTAGAAGGTGCCAGTAAGCTAGAGGTGACAACTGTTTCTTTGCCTGTTGAAGTTAGGAATGAGGCTGAGGCGAATGGGGTTTCATCTGGTAAAATGGCCTTCTGGCTCATATCGGAAAGCCAGGGACATGAATTATCGTTGGAAACCTTAAAGAAGGATTCACTTAAGAAAATTGCTGCCTCTTGGGGAGGCGTCAATAAGGTGATGAGCCCGCATGAGAAAAAGAAGGAAAAGAAGCAGGATGATAAGAAAGACAATATAGACAAAAATAAAATAGATAAGAAGGACAATAAGGAAAACAAAAACGATAAGGACAAGAGAAATAATAGAGATAAGATTAAAAGAGATGAGAAAGACCAAATTAAGGGCGATAAGAAAGACGAGATAGACAAGAGTAATAAAAACAAAAACGACAAGCGTGAGAAAGATAAGAAAGAAAAGAGAGACAAAAGGAACAAAAACAATATCGATAAGCAAGAAAAGTGGAAGAAGCTTCTTGATGAAGCTAAGCAAAAGAATAAGTCTGAGAAGAGCTCTCCATCAGAGAATCGGCATCACTCCGGCAAAGAACACAAGCCATACAAAGAAAACAAAGAAGGCAAAAAACATAAAAGAGATAAAGAAAAACAGAATGATGATAGATCAAATCGCCGGGAATAA
- a CDS encoding HesB/YadR/YfhF family protein, which yields MKDEVLDLELIVTPAALSCFKREWGFSEGEVIRIFVRYVSGGEVPFAFGITRDTPHDAAVTTVAEHLTFYMESKDVWFLEGKSLKLDCKGEELIFDFA from the coding sequence ATGAAAGATGAGGTGTTGGATTTGGAATTAATTGTTACGCCTGCCGCGCTTTCATGCTTTAAAAGGGAATGGGGATTTAGCGAGGGTGAAGTCATCCGGATATTCGTTCGTTATGTAAGCGGCGGAGAAGTGCCTTTTGCTTTTGGGATTACAAGAGATACTCCCCATGATGCAGCAGTTACAACCGTTGCGGAGCATCTTACCTTTTACATGGAAAGTAAGGATGTATGGTTTCTAGAAGGCAAGAGCCTGAAGCTTGATTGCAAGGGCGAGGAGCTTATATTCGATTTTGCGTGA
- a CDS encoding ATP-binding protein has product MYGWKTNYFPVLAEFVRNGGPIVRPETKKLWQEVSQLPVDDILEHHEESVKFLLSCAEPEDRMTFVHRSLLFITELLISLRLPEGSAAREEADTDPLFLSASAIHTAPMEEEHPNKFETVLQHMDTGVALFDTAGNLRFLNVQMSRMLQAPRKSLIGCTLYQLFFHGNLQLSIRKNFLRIYREMLLYRKFHGEFQGVNGRFLLVSISQIEELDGDYLISVKDVSEYKQIEQTAFQNDKLAMLGKIAAAIAHEIRNPLTSIRGFIQLLHPFLKEVGKQEYGRIILSEIDRANDIIYEFLNSSKPSAPMKQKVLVGLLIKESVLLSESEALMKGCELYSEVFDLTLTVSVDVKQIKQVLLNIMKNAMDAIYEVNGERRGRIDITAKREGKYALISIRDNGKGMERATLNRLFDPFFTTKDEGTGLGLSVSYRIIVNHGGTIHVDSQLNEGTEFLIYLPFAEGKE; this is encoded by the coding sequence ATGTATGGGTGGAAAACGAATTATTTTCCAGTACTTGCCGAATTTGTTCGTAATGGTGGACCAATTGTTCGTCCAGAAACCAAAAAATTGTGGCAAGAGGTCAGTCAATTACCAGTTGACGACATTCTAGAGCATCATGAAGAGAGCGTAAAGTTTTTACTTTCCTGCGCCGAGCCTGAAGACCGGATGACTTTCGTTCATCGGTCTCTTTTGTTTATCACAGAACTGCTCATTTCCTTACGCTTACCGGAAGGAAGCGCGGCAAGGGAGGAGGCTGACACAGATCCGCTTTTCCTAAGCGCAAGCGCAATCCATACGGCGCCGATGGAGGAAGAGCATCCCAATAAATTCGAGACCGTTCTCCAGCATATGGATACCGGTGTCGCACTGTTCGATACAGCTGGAAACCTAAGGTTCCTAAATGTTCAGATGTCCAGAATGCTGCAGGCACCAAGAAAATCTTTAATTGGCTGTACGCTCTATCAGCTCTTTTTCCACGGTAATCTTCAGCTATCTATTCGTAAAAACTTTTTGAGAATTTACAGAGAAATGTTGTTGTATCGGAAATTTCACGGTGAATTTCAGGGTGTGAACGGTCGATTCCTCCTCGTTAGCATATCTCAGATTGAAGAATTGGACGGAGATTATCTGATTAGTGTGAAGGATGTTTCGGAATACAAACAAATCGAACAGACTGCCTTTCAGAATGATAAGCTAGCGATGCTTGGCAAGATTGCCGCGGCGATAGCGCATGAAATTCGTAATCCATTAACTTCAATCCGAGGCTTTATCCAGTTATTACATCCTTTTCTGAAGGAGGTTGGAAAACAGGAGTATGGTCGTATCATTCTCTCAGAAATTGATCGAGCCAACGATATTATTTATGAATTCCTTAACTCTTCTAAGCCATCGGCTCCAATGAAGCAGAAGGTTCTTGTTGGACTTCTGATTAAAGAATCGGTGTTGCTTTCGGAAAGCGAAGCGCTGATGAAAGGCTGCGAGCTATATAGCGAGGTTTTTGATCTTACTTTAACGGTTTCTGTAGACGTGAAGCAAATCAAGCAAGTACTGCTAAACATTATGAAAAATGCTATGGATGCTATTTATGAGGTTAATGGTGAACGAAGAGGACGTATCGATATTACAGCAAAGCGTGAAGGTAAATATGCTCTTATTTCGATCAGGGATAATGGTAAAGGAATGGAGAGGGCGACCTTAAATCGGCTGTTCGATCCCTTTTTTACGACCAAAGATGAGGGGACTGGCCTTGGTTTGTCCGTTAGCTATCGGATCATTGTCAATCATGGTGGCACGATTCATGTTGATAGCCAGTTAAACGAAGGAACGGAATTTTTAATTTATTTGCCTTTTGCCGAGGGGAAAGAGTAG
- a CDS encoding aldolase catalytic domain-containing protein: MTVHNQTNHCKIVDCTIRDGGLVNNWDFSVEFVQDLYESLNAAGVEYMEIGYKNSPKLLKSEGTEGPWRFLDDDFLRTVIKEKKKTKLSALVDVGRVDEADVLLRSDSMLDLIRVACYARDTAKAIELATLFHERGYETTINIMALSGVMDNELNEALSMINESPIDVVYIVDSFGSLDPDDMRFLVEKFRRALKNKRLGVHTHNNLQLAFANTLTAAQLGVEFLDASVYGMGRAAGNTPTELLLAKLTRPEYSLRPVLGMIEKHMIKLREKEEWGYLIPDMITGTLDEHPRSAMGWRASDKRDEFTEFYDKMTTPEVFHGK, encoded by the coding sequence ATGACAGTACACAACCAGACGAATCATTGCAAGATCGTGGATTGCACTATCCGCGATGGTGGACTCGTTAACAATTGGGATTTCAGCGTTGAGTTCGTGCAGGATTTGTACGAGTCTTTAAACGCAGCAGGCGTTGAATACATGGAAATCGGCTACAAGAACTCCCCTAAGCTTTTGAAGAGCGAAGGAACTGAGGGACCGTGGAGATTTCTTGATGATGATTTCCTACGCACAGTTATTAAAGAAAAGAAAAAAACGAAGCTTTCTGCACTAGTTGATGTAGGTCGTGTAGATGAGGCAGATGTGTTATTGAGAAGCGACTCTATGCTGGACTTGATTCGTGTTGCTTGCTACGCAAGGGACACAGCTAAGGCTATTGAGCTTGCGACATTGTTCCATGAGCGTGGATATGAAACAACGATCAACATTATGGCATTGTCCGGCGTTATGGATAACGAGCTGAATGAAGCATTGTCCATGATTAACGAGAGCCCGATTGATGTTGTATACATCGTTGACTCCTTCGGAAGCCTGGATCCAGACGATATGCGTTTCTTGGTTGAGAAATTCCGTCGCGCGTTGAAGAACAAGCGTTTAGGCGTTCATACTCACAATAATCTGCAGCTGGCGTTTGCTAACACCTTAACTGCAGCGCAATTGGGTGTAGAATTTTTGGATGCTTCCGTATACGGAATGGGCCGCGCTGCGGGGAACACGCCTACTGAGCTGCTGCTAGCTAAGCTTACTCGTCCAGAGTACAGCCTTCGCCCGGTGCTTGGCATGATTGAGAAGCACATGATTAAGCTTCGTGAGAAGGAAGAGTGGGGATATCTTATTCCCGACATGATTACGGGCACGTTGGATGAGCACCCACGCTCCGCGATGGGATGGCGCGCATCCGATAAACGTGACGAGTTCACGGAATTCTATGACAAAATGACAACTCCGGAAGTTTTTCACGGTAAATAA